A genomic window from Punica granatum isolate Tunisia-2019 chromosome 2, ASM765513v2, whole genome shotgun sequence includes:
- the LOC116195254 gene encoding bark storage protein A-like isoform X1: MMMMMMMMGNTLLLLFLACFFINPASAPPTMDAPLHSINYHHRHPDGQFLGLLMAYPTEERVLQSSGVFVPDPLTPLFHLAGRRFNIGKIGNVPVVYVMSGEQMFCEAMMVTPCIGQVNAAITVQILVDTFDILGVVHYGTAGSINSSLSLGDVSVPASVALTSSWKWLQDFKSEAAQSPELKFGDYNLPRQGPNLLAAVEFTPTQVYSNGLPMKETFWLPVDPKWFDLATQLQNVQLEQCLNKTDCLPETPKVVYGLLGATADVFLDNVAYGQYLFQTFNISTVDEESAAVIMVCSSNEIPGIVFRGISDMAGGEHKLLSGSLSSLAASNALSAALKFIGMFDDEGQQTEPQQQWPLI, encoded by the exons gatgggcAACacgctgctgctgctgttccTGGCCTGCTTCTTCATCAATCCTGCCTCTGCCCCTCCCACAATGGATGCGCCTTTGCACTCCATCAATTACCACCACCGCCACCCTGACGGCCAGTTTCTGGGTCTACTCATGGCCTACCCGACTGAGGAGAGGGTCCTACAGTCCTCCGGTGTTTTTGTTCCGGATCCCCTCACCCCTCTCTTTCACTTAGCCG GTAGAAGATTCAACATTGGCAAGATCGGCAATGTCCCCGTCGTTTACGTCATGTCCGGAGAACAAATG TTCTGTGAGGCCATGATGGTTACCCCGTGCATAGGTCAGGTCAATGCAGCTATAACCGTGCAAATCCTCGTCGACACCTTTGATATTCTGGGGGTTGTCCACTATGGTACTGCTGGCAGCATCAACAGCTCGCTGTCCCTTGGTGATGTCAGCGTGCCCGCTTCTGTTGCCTTAACAAGTTCCTGGAAATGGCTG CAGGATTTCAAGTCAGAGGCAGCACAATCACCTGAACTGAAGTTTGGGGACTATAACCTGCCCCGGCAGGGACCTAACTTACTGGCAGCCGTGGAGTTCACCCCCACGCAGGTGTACTCCAACGGGCTGCCCATGAAAGAGACCTTCTGGCTTCCCGTAGATCCAAAGTGGTTTGACCTCGCCACTCAACTCCAg AATGTGCAGCTGGAACAGTGTCTTAACAAGACAGATTGCCTACCCGAGACTCCTAAAGTTGTTTATGGGCTGCTAGGTGCCACTGCGGATGTATTCCTTGACAATGTCGCATATGGCCAGTACCTTTTCCAAACATTCAACATCTCAACGGTGGACGAAGAAAGTGCTGCTGTCATAATG GTGTGTTCGTCCAATGAAATCCCGGGCATTGTGTTTCGGGGGATATCAGATATGGCAGGCGGGGAACATAAGCTGTTGTCGGGCAGCCTTAGTTCTTTAGCTGCATCCAATGCTCTCAGCGCTGCACTCAAGTTCATCGGGATGTTTGATGATGAAGGCCAGCAGACGGAGCCCCAACAACAGTGGCCATTGATTTGA
- the LOC116195255 gene encoding binding partner of ACD11 1-like isoform X2 — MLLRTVQVSNLSLGASEQDIRDFFSFSGEIEHVEMQRDNERCQTAFVTFKDPKGAETASLLTGATIVDQMVAIILAPNYKPPTAGSQETGGGGGGGGGGGAVQKAEDVVSSMLARGYILGKDALNRAKAFDEKHQFTSTASAKMASLDQKIGLSEKISAGATMVNEKVREVDNKFQVSEKTRHAFAAAEQTASSAGSAIKRNRYLLLGASLVAGAYSRVAKAAGDVGHKAQEKVSSSSSSHNQDQDQDQQN; from the exons ATGTTG TTACGAACGGTACAAGTGAGCAACCTCTCCTTGGGGGCATCCGAGCAGGATATACGTgacttcttctctttctctggTGAAATTGAACATGTCGAAATGCAACG CGACAACGAAAGATGTCAAACAGCATTTGTTACATTCAAGGATCCCAAGGGAGCCGAGACCGCATCTCTGCTCACT GGGGCAACGATTGTTGATCAGATGGTGGCGATAATTCTGGCCCCAAACTACAAGCCGCCAACAGCAGGTTCTCAGGAGacgggaggaggaggaggaggaggaggaggaggaggagccgTCCAGAAGGCAGAAGATGTGGTGAGCAGCATGCTGGCGAGGGGATATATCTTGGGCAAAGATGCGCTCAACAGGGCAAAGGCTTTCGATGAGAAGCACCAGTTCACTTCAACAGCCTCGGCCAAGATGGCTTCTCTGGACCAGAAGATTGGCCTGAGTGAGAAGATTAGCGCGGGAGCTACCATGGTGAATGAAAAAGTGAGGGAAGTGGATAACAAGTTTCAGGTCTCCGAGAAGACCAGACATGCATTTGCTGCTGCCGAGCAGACAGCAAGTAGTGCTGGTTCTGCCATCAAGAGGAACCGCTACTTATTGTTGGGGGCTTCCTTGGTGGCCGGCGCCTATAGCAGAGTTGCCAAGGCTGCAGGGGACGTGGGGCACAAGGCCCAAGAGAaggtttcctcttcttcatcatctcaTAACCAGGACCAGGACCAGGACCAACAAAATTGA
- the LOC116195254 gene encoding bark storage protein A-like isoform X3, with protein MMMMMMMMGNTLLLLFLACFFINPASAPPTMDAPLHSINYHHRHPDGQFLGLLMAYPTEERVLQSSGVFVPDPLTPLFHLAGRRFNIGKIGNVPVVYVMSGEQMVNAAITVQILVDTFDILGVVHYGTAGSINSSLSLGDVSVPASVALTSSWKWLQDFKSEAAQSPELKFGDYNLPRQGPNLLAAVEFTPTQVYSNGLPMKETFWLPVDPKWFDLATQLQNVQLEQCLNKTDCLPETPKVVYGLLGATADVFLDNVAYGQYLFQTFNISTVDEESAAVIMVCSSNEIPGIVFRGISDMAGGEHKLLSGSLSSLAASNALSAALKFIGMFDDEGQQTEPQQQWPLI; from the exons gatgggcAACacgctgctgctgctgttccTGGCCTGCTTCTTCATCAATCCTGCCTCTGCCCCTCCCACAATGGATGCGCCTTTGCACTCCATCAATTACCACCACCGCCACCCTGACGGCCAGTTTCTGGGTCTACTCATGGCCTACCCGACTGAGGAGAGGGTCCTACAGTCCTCCGGTGTTTTTGTTCCGGATCCCCTCACCCCTCTCTTTCACTTAGCCG GTAGAAGATTCAACATTGGCAAGATCGGCAATGTCCCCGTCGTTTACGTCATGTCCGGAGAACAAATG GTCAATGCAGCTATAACCGTGCAAATCCTCGTCGACACCTTTGATATTCTGGGGGTTGTCCACTATGGTACTGCTGGCAGCATCAACAGCTCGCTGTCCCTTGGTGATGTCAGCGTGCCCGCTTCTGTTGCCTTAACAAGTTCCTGGAAATGGCTG CAGGATTTCAAGTCAGAGGCAGCACAATCACCTGAACTGAAGTTTGGGGACTATAACCTGCCCCGGCAGGGACCTAACTTACTGGCAGCCGTGGAGTTCACCCCCACGCAGGTGTACTCCAACGGGCTGCCCATGAAAGAGACCTTCTGGCTTCCCGTAGATCCAAAGTGGTTTGACCTCGCCACTCAACTCCAg AATGTGCAGCTGGAACAGTGTCTTAACAAGACAGATTGCCTACCCGAGACTCCTAAAGTTGTTTATGGGCTGCTAGGTGCCACTGCGGATGTATTCCTTGACAATGTCGCATATGGCCAGTACCTTTTCCAAACATTCAACATCTCAACGGTGGACGAAGAAAGTGCTGCTGTCATAATG GTGTGTTCGTCCAATGAAATCCCGGGCATTGTGTTTCGGGGGATATCAGATATGGCAGGCGGGGAACATAAGCTGTTGTCGGGCAGCCTTAGTTCTTTAGCTGCATCCAATGCTCTCAGCGCTGCACTCAAGTTCATCGGGATGTTTGATGATGAAGGCCAGCAGACGGAGCCCCAACAACAGTGGCCATTGATTTGA
- the LOC116195254 gene encoding bark storage protein A-like isoform X4 — translation MMMMMMMMGNTLLLLFLACFFINPASAPPTMDAPLHSINYHHRHPDGQFLGLLMAYPTEERVLQSSGVFVPDPLTPLFHLAGRRFNIGKIGNVPVVYVMSGEQMVNAAITVQILVDTFDILGVVHYGTAGSINSSLSLGDVSVPASVALTSSWKWLDFKSEAAQSPELKFGDYNLPRQGPNLLAAVEFTPTQVYSNGLPMKETFWLPVDPKWFDLATQLQNVQLEQCLNKTDCLPETPKVVYGLLGATADVFLDNVAYGQYLFQTFNISTVDEESAAVIMVCSSNEIPGIVFRGISDMAGGEHKLLSGSLSSLAASNALSAALKFIGMFDDEGQQTEPQQQWPLI, via the exons gatgggcAACacgctgctgctgctgttccTGGCCTGCTTCTTCATCAATCCTGCCTCTGCCCCTCCCACAATGGATGCGCCTTTGCACTCCATCAATTACCACCACCGCCACCCTGACGGCCAGTTTCTGGGTCTACTCATGGCCTACCCGACTGAGGAGAGGGTCCTACAGTCCTCCGGTGTTTTTGTTCCGGATCCCCTCACCCCTCTCTTTCACTTAGCCG GTAGAAGATTCAACATTGGCAAGATCGGCAATGTCCCCGTCGTTTACGTCATGTCCGGAGAACAAATG GTCAATGCAGCTATAACCGTGCAAATCCTCGTCGACACCTTTGATATTCTGGGGGTTGTCCACTATGGTACTGCTGGCAGCATCAACAGCTCGCTGTCCCTTGGTGATGTCAGCGTGCCCGCTTCTGTTGCCTTAACAAGTTCCTGGAAATGGCTG GATTTCAAGTCAGAGGCAGCACAATCACCTGAACTGAAGTTTGGGGACTATAACCTGCCCCGGCAGGGACCTAACTTACTGGCAGCCGTGGAGTTCACCCCCACGCAGGTGTACTCCAACGGGCTGCCCATGAAAGAGACCTTCTGGCTTCCCGTAGATCCAAAGTGGTTTGACCTCGCCACTCAACTCCAg AATGTGCAGCTGGAACAGTGTCTTAACAAGACAGATTGCCTACCCGAGACTCCTAAAGTTGTTTATGGGCTGCTAGGTGCCACTGCGGATGTATTCCTTGACAATGTCGCATATGGCCAGTACCTTTTCCAAACATTCAACATCTCAACGGTGGACGAAGAAAGTGCTGCTGTCATAATG GTGTGTTCGTCCAATGAAATCCCGGGCATTGTGTTTCGGGGGATATCAGATATGGCAGGCGGGGAACATAAGCTGTTGTCGGGCAGCCTTAGTTCTTTAGCTGCATCCAATGCTCTCAGCGCTGCACTCAAGTTCATCGGGATGTTTGATGATGAAGGCCAGCAGACGGAGCCCCAACAACAGTGGCCATTGATTTGA
- the LOC116195255 gene encoding binding partner of ACD11 1-like isoform X1, whose protein sequence is MDAQLYYGYESTNSFSELLTKNCMQLRTVQVSNLSLGASEQDIRDFFSFSGEIEHVEMQRDNERCQTAFVTFKDPKGAETASLLTGATIVDQMVAIILAPNYKPPTAGSQETGGGGGGGGGGGAVQKAEDVVSSMLARGYILGKDALNRAKAFDEKHQFTSTASAKMASLDQKIGLSEKISAGATMVNEKVREVDNKFQVSEKTRHAFAAAEQTASSAGSAIKRNRYLLLGASLVAGAYSRVAKAAGDVGHKAQEKVSSSSSSHNQDQDQDQQN, encoded by the exons ATGGATGCTCAATTATATTATGGATATGAAAGTACAAACTCATTTTCTGAACTACTTACTAAAAACTGCATGCAGTTACGAACGGTACAAGTGAGCAACCTCTCCTTGGGGGCATCCGAGCAGGATATACGTgacttcttctctttctctggTGAAATTGAACATGTCGAAATGCAACG CGACAACGAAAGATGTCAAACAGCATTTGTTACATTCAAGGATCCCAAGGGAGCCGAGACCGCATCTCTGCTCACT GGGGCAACGATTGTTGATCAGATGGTGGCGATAATTCTGGCCCCAAACTACAAGCCGCCAACAGCAGGTTCTCAGGAGacgggaggaggaggaggaggaggaggaggaggaggagccgTCCAGAAGGCAGAAGATGTGGTGAGCAGCATGCTGGCGAGGGGATATATCTTGGGCAAAGATGCGCTCAACAGGGCAAAGGCTTTCGATGAGAAGCACCAGTTCACTTCAACAGCCTCGGCCAAGATGGCTTCTCTGGACCAGAAGATTGGCCTGAGTGAGAAGATTAGCGCGGGAGCTACCATGGTGAATGAAAAAGTGAGGGAAGTGGATAACAAGTTTCAGGTCTCCGAGAAGACCAGACATGCATTTGCTGCTGCCGAGCAGACAGCAAGTAGTGCTGGTTCTGCCATCAAGAGGAACCGCTACTTATTGTTGGGGGCTTCCTTGGTGGCCGGCGCCTATAGCAGAGTTGCCAAGGCTGCAGGGGACGTGGGGCACAAGGCCCAAGAGAaggtttcctcttcttcatcatctcaTAACCAGGACCAGGACCAGGACCAACAAAATTGA
- the LOC116195254 gene encoding bark storage protein A-like isoform X2, with amino-acid sequence MMMMMMMMGNTLLLLFLACFFINPASAPPTMDAPLHSINYHHRHPDGQFLGLLMAYPTEERVLQSSGVFVPDPLTPLFHLAGRRFNIGKIGNVPVVYVMSGEQMFCEAMMVTPCIGQVNAAITVQILVDTFDILGVVHYGTAGSINSSLSLGDVSVPASVALTSSWKWLDFKSEAAQSPELKFGDYNLPRQGPNLLAAVEFTPTQVYSNGLPMKETFWLPVDPKWFDLATQLQNVQLEQCLNKTDCLPETPKVVYGLLGATADVFLDNVAYGQYLFQTFNISTVDEESAAVIMVCSSNEIPGIVFRGISDMAGGEHKLLSGSLSSLAASNALSAALKFIGMFDDEGQQTEPQQQWPLI; translated from the exons gatgggcAACacgctgctgctgctgttccTGGCCTGCTTCTTCATCAATCCTGCCTCTGCCCCTCCCACAATGGATGCGCCTTTGCACTCCATCAATTACCACCACCGCCACCCTGACGGCCAGTTTCTGGGTCTACTCATGGCCTACCCGACTGAGGAGAGGGTCCTACAGTCCTCCGGTGTTTTTGTTCCGGATCCCCTCACCCCTCTCTTTCACTTAGCCG GTAGAAGATTCAACATTGGCAAGATCGGCAATGTCCCCGTCGTTTACGTCATGTCCGGAGAACAAATG TTCTGTGAGGCCATGATGGTTACCCCGTGCATAGGTCAGGTCAATGCAGCTATAACCGTGCAAATCCTCGTCGACACCTTTGATATTCTGGGGGTTGTCCACTATGGTACTGCTGGCAGCATCAACAGCTCGCTGTCCCTTGGTGATGTCAGCGTGCCCGCTTCTGTTGCCTTAACAAGTTCCTGGAAATGGCTG GATTTCAAGTCAGAGGCAGCACAATCACCTGAACTGAAGTTTGGGGACTATAACCTGCCCCGGCAGGGACCTAACTTACTGGCAGCCGTGGAGTTCACCCCCACGCAGGTGTACTCCAACGGGCTGCCCATGAAAGAGACCTTCTGGCTTCCCGTAGATCCAAAGTGGTTTGACCTCGCCACTCAACTCCAg AATGTGCAGCTGGAACAGTGTCTTAACAAGACAGATTGCCTACCCGAGACTCCTAAAGTTGTTTATGGGCTGCTAGGTGCCACTGCGGATGTATTCCTTGACAATGTCGCATATGGCCAGTACCTTTTCCAAACATTCAACATCTCAACGGTGGACGAAGAAAGTGCTGCTGTCATAATG GTGTGTTCGTCCAATGAAATCCCGGGCATTGTGTTTCGGGGGATATCAGATATGGCAGGCGGGGAACATAAGCTGTTGTCGGGCAGCCTTAGTTCTTTAGCTGCATCCAATGCTCTCAGCGCTGCACTCAAGTTCATCGGGATGTTTGATGATGAAGGCCAGCAGACGGAGCCCCAACAACAGTGGCCATTGATTTGA